From a region of the Sporosarcina ureilytica genome:
- a CDS encoding response regulator transcription factor, producing the protein MAAFTVLVADDDQDIRDGIEIYLKNEGYNVLKAADGQEALTLLENHEVHLLILDIMMPNMDGITATFKIREAQNIPIIMLSAKAEDSDKIHGLSVGADDYVTKPFHPMELMARVKSQLRRYVQFGTYEGPQQKIVVDGLELDEEAKTITVDGEVVKFTPIEYRITELLMKHAGRVFSIHEIYERVWNEEAYNAENIVAVHIRKIREKIEADPKNPRYVKVVWGIGYKIEK; encoded by the coding sequence ATGGCTGCTTTCACAGTGCTTGTTGCGGATGATGACCAAGATATCCGCGATGGGATTGAAATTTATTTGAAAAATGAAGGATACAACGTATTAAAAGCTGCGGATGGACAGGAAGCGCTGACGTTGCTTGAAAATCATGAGGTTCATCTCCTTATATTAGATATTATGATGCCGAATATGGATGGGATCACGGCGACTTTTAAAATTCGTGAGGCCCAGAACATTCCTATCATTATGTTAAGCGCAAAAGCCGAGGATTCCGATAAAATTCACGGTTTGTCAGTCGGCGCGGATGATTATGTAACGAAGCCGTTTCATCCAATGGAACTAATGGCGAGAGTGAAATCACAATTGCGCCGTTATGTTCAATTTGGCACATATGAAGGGCCGCAGCAGAAAATTGTAGTAGATGGATTGGAACTTGACGAAGAGGCAAAGACGATTACTGTTGATGGTGAAGTCGTGAAATTTACGCCGATTGAATATAGAATTACCGAATTACTGATGAAGCACGCGGGACGGGTATTTTCAATCCATGAAATTTACGAGCGTGTATGGAATGAAGAAGCGTATAACGCGGAAAATATCGTTGCGGTGCATATTCGAAAAATTAGAGAAAAAATTGAAGCAGACCCGAAAAATCCTCGGTATGTAAAGGTGGTGTGGGGCATTGGATACAAAATCGAGAAATGA
- a CDS encoding DUF4181 domain-containing protein — MKVLVIFSVIYIFLALVSDYYLKKKLQIDRKKTQLPKKAKVLQTLFLSIVFVLYIAAAIYIIFIPDKNNILLIVVPFLIVVALIRGVFQRIYNRQAKIWILEYNQAIWYVVLFIVVYYIYPVIMG, encoded by the coding sequence GTGAAAGTACTGGTTATTTTTTCCGTTATTTATATCTTTCTTGCTTTAGTTAGTGATTATTATTTGAAGAAAAAACTCCAAATTGACCGGAAAAAGACGCAGTTGCCGAAGAAAGCGAAAGTATTACAAACTTTGTTCCTTTCAATTGTTTTCGTCTTATATATTGCCGCTGCAATCTACATCATTTTTATTCCCGATAAAAACAACATTCTACTTATTGTAGTGCCATTTTTAATCGTAGTGGCATTGATTCGTGGCGTCTTTCAAAGAATTTACAATCGACAAGCGAAAATTTGGATATTGGAATATAATCAAGCCATTTGGTATGTAGTTTTGTTCATCGTTGTATATTACATATATCCTGTAATAATGGGTTGA
- a CDS encoding DMT family transporter: protein MSQRVAFLFVLFGAILWGTTGTAQTFMPQTIHPLGVGASRLAVGGFTLLIVLLIMRRVTFHNWPWRPTIYAAISMAVFQYLFFTSVRLTGVAIATVVTIGSAPVFSGLIEWVIAKRRPTRVWASATLLAIIGCGLLFINKEGVVVNPIGVIMSLCAGSLFAIYTLVNKEVLDSVPAVPAVAVIFSISALMLFPFLFIFETEGLFTGRGIAVVLFLGFATTSIAYILFSTGLKYIPSSSAVTLSLAEPLTAALLSVIVVGERLSATSWAGVALLLGGILVLTLSGRRKDAKVSKIVGE from the coding sequence TTGTCGCAGCGCGTTGCTTTTTTATTTGTCTTGTTTGGCGCAATTCTTTGGGGGACGACGGGAACAGCGCAAACGTTTATGCCGCAAACGATTCATCCATTAGGCGTTGGGGCATCTCGTTTAGCGGTTGGTGGATTTACATTACTAATTGTTTTACTCATTATGCGTAGGGTTACTTTTCATAACTGGCCATGGAGGCCGACAATTTACGCCGCCATTTCAATGGCGGTATTCCAGTATTTATTCTTCACCTCAGTCAGATTAACTGGCGTTGCGATTGCTACGGTTGTCACGATTGGTAGCGCACCGGTGTTCTCTGGTCTAATTGAATGGGTGATTGCGAAACGTCGCCCGACACGTGTATGGGCTTCCGCTACTTTACTAGCAATTATCGGTTGTGGATTATTGTTTATAAATAAAGAAGGGGTCGTTGTCAACCCGATTGGCGTTATCATGTCACTTTGTGCGGGTTCTTTATTCGCGATCTACACACTTGTGAATAAGGAAGTGCTTGACTCTGTTCCAGCTGTACCCGCGGTTGCGGTGATTTTTTCAATAAGTGCATTGATGCTTTTTCCATTTTTATTTATTTTTGAAACGGAAGGCCTATTTACAGGCAGAGGCATTGCAGTTGTTTTATTTCTAGGATTTGCGACTACAAGTATCGCTTATATTTTATTTTCAACGGGGTTGAAGTATATTCCATCTTCCTCGGCAGTAACATTGTCGCTTGCGGAGCCGCTCACAGCCGCATTATTAAGTGTCATTGTTGTAGGGGAGAGGCTATCCGCTACTTCATGGGCAGGGGTTGCGTTACTACTAGGTGGGATTCTAGTACTTACGCTTAGCGGAAGGCGAAAGGATGCTAAAGTCAGCAAAATTGTTGGCGAATAA
- a CDS encoding ABC transporter ATP-binding protein — protein MNQTQTGLKPFINLILSTKIPKTTLIIGMTGSILTTLAGLVVPILTKNLVDGFSVASLSFPLLIAIGIAFVVQAIISGVSIYLLAAVGQKIVASLRERMWFKLVRLPVGYYDQNSSGETVSRVVNDTSVVKDLITDHFPQFIAGIISIIGAVTLLLIMDWKMTLLMLIAVPVTLAIMIPLGKRMAKISRGLQDETATFTGNVQQTLSEIRLMKASTAERDEEAKGLSGIEKLLGFGLKEARVFAFIAPLMQFVIMLVIVVIIAYGGMRVASGEMSTGTLVAFLLYLFQIIMPITTFAMFFTQLQKAKGATERIIDILNVPLESGQNGIEIDIANQPIEVSNVSFSYTEDEPVIDGISFRANPGEMVAFAGPSGGGKTTVFGLLERFYEPTAGEIKVGDTPIQEISIQSWRSQIGYVAQESAMMAGTIRENLTYGLENRDAISDERLWTVTEMAYADQFIKEFTDGLDTEVGERGVKLSGGQRQRIAIARAFLRDPKLLMMDEATASLDSQSESVVQQALSRLMEGRTTFVIAHRLSTIVHADQIIFIEKGRITGRGAHEELTQSHPLYQEFAAQQLTE, from the coding sequence ATGAATCAGACACAAACGGGTCTCAAGCCGTTTATTAATTTAATTTTATCAACGAAAATCCCTAAAACCACACTAATCATTGGGATGACTGGAAGTATTTTAACAACGCTCGCAGGATTAGTTGTTCCAATTCTCACGAAAAACTTAGTGGATGGTTTTTCCGTAGCCTCCCTGAGCTTCCCTTTGCTTATCGCAATTGGGATTGCATTTGTTGTGCAAGCAATCATTAGTGGCGTCTCCATTTATTTACTCGCGGCGGTTGGCCAGAAAATCGTCGCAAGTCTGCGGGAGAGAATGTGGTTTAAACTCGTTCGTTTGCCTGTCGGTTATTATGACCAAAATTCTAGCGGTGAAACAGTAAGCCGTGTTGTCAATGATACGAGTGTCGTGAAAGATTTAATTACCGACCATTTTCCACAGTTTATCGCAGGTATTATTTCAATTATTGGTGCTGTCACGTTGTTGTTAATTATGGATTGGAAGATGACGCTTCTGATGCTTATCGCAGTACCAGTCACTTTAGCGATTATGATTCCACTTGGCAAGCGCATGGCGAAAATTTCGCGTGGTTTGCAAGATGAAACTGCAACGTTTACTGGAAATGTTCAACAAACACTTAGTGAAATACGTTTGATGAAAGCATCTACCGCGGAAAGAGATGAAGAAGCGAAAGGTTTATCTGGCATTGAGAAACTGTTAGGATTTGGATTAAAAGAAGCACGTGTTTTCGCGTTCATTGCGCCGCTCATGCAGTTTGTCATTATGCTCGTCATTGTTGTGATTATTGCGTATGGTGGCATGCGCGTTGCAAGCGGCGAGATGTCAACAGGAACGCTTGTCGCATTTCTATTGTACTTGTTCCAAATCATTATGCCGATTACGACGTTTGCGATGTTCTTTACGCAATTGCAAAAAGCGAAAGGGGCAACGGAGCGTATTATTGACATATTGAATGTTCCTTTAGAGAGCGGACAAAATGGTATTGAAATAGATATTGCGAATCAGCCAATTGAAGTATCCAATGTTTCATTTTCATACACAGAAGATGAACCGGTCATTGATGGGATTTCATTCCGCGCAAATCCTGGGGAAATGGTTGCCTTTGCCGGACCGAGTGGCGGCGGAAAAACGACTGTATTTGGTTTACTGGAACGCTTTTATGAACCAACTGCTGGTGAAATTAAAGTGGGAGATACGCCGATTCAAGAGATTTCAATCCAGTCATGGCGCAGTCAAATTGGATATGTCGCGCAGGAAAGTGCGATGATGGCAGGAACAATTCGTGAAAATTTAACGTATGGTTTAGAAAATCGTGATGCGATTTCAGATGAACGACTATGGACAGTTACTGAAATGGCTTATGCGGACCAATTTATTAAAGAGTTTACAGATGGATTAGATACTGAAGTCGGCGAACGTGGCGTAAAACTTTCTGGTGGGCAAAGGCAGCGTATTGCTATCGCAAGAGCTTTTTTACGTGATCCGAAACTGCTTATGATGGACGAAGCGACTGCAAGTTTAGACAGTCAATCCGAAAGTGTCGTTCAGCAAGCATTGAGTCGCTTAATGGAAGGCCGTACAACATTCGTCATTGCACACCGTCTATCTACAATTGTGCATGCTGACCAAATTATTTTTATTGAAAAAGGTCGGATTACGGGAAGAGGCGCGCATGAAGAATTAACGCAATCACATCCGCTTTACCAGGAATTTGCAGCACAGCAGCTGACTGAGTAA
- the cydC gene encoding thiol reductant ABC exporter subunit CydC: MKLFQTYIVPYLKKYKKAMIATILLGALAVLSGAMLTFSSGYLISRASEMPETILLLYIPIVLVRTFGLSRAVSHYLERLAGHNAVLKILSEMRVKLYGMLEPQALMIRARFQTGDLLGTLADDIEHLQDVYIRTIFPTVVGLCLFVYATVMLALFDWLFAIWIALCLGVIVFVYPMVSLYTLKKHQRDAKRQRGHLYRTLTDAVFGISDWLISGRKERFIAGFMKDSKSSHKMESKLAYWNQSRGFQLQVISGVILLMVGIWAGNMAGQGEIVPAYIAAFTLVTLPILEGLIPLSHAIERIPAYGESLQRIESIQQFVPEEETSEGNVQTSKEADLSIKNVSYRYEGEQADALHQISLAIPHGRKLALLGKSGAGKSTLIQLLQGAIQPTSGDVLINEHSPVEYGEQIYDVVGVLNQKPYLFATTVENNIRLGNQQATKEEIETVIKQVRLDKYINSLPNGLQTQMEETGQRFSGGERQRIALARILLKDTPIVILDEPTIGLDPFIENELVDTIMSSLQDKTVIWITHHLTGIERMDQVLFLDKGQIAIQGTHEELMRTNERYQQLYKLDRGEG; the protein is encoded by the coding sequence ATGAAGTTATTTCAAACGTATATCGTCCCATATCTGAAAAAATATAAGAAGGCGATGATCGCGACCATTCTTTTAGGTGCATTAGCTGTCTTATCGGGTGCCATGTTAACATTTTCTTCGGGATATTTGATATCAAGAGCTTCCGAAATGCCGGAGACGATCTTACTTCTCTATATTCCTATCGTGTTGGTGCGTACGTTTGGTTTATCCCGTGCGGTCAGTCACTATTTGGAGCGGTTGGCTGGTCATAACGCTGTCCTCAAAATCTTATCGGAAATGCGTGTAAAATTATACGGCATGCTTGAACCACAAGCGTTAATGATTCGCGCTCGCTTTCAAACAGGAGATTTACTTGGGACATTAGCGGATGATATTGAACATTTACAAGACGTTTATATTCGGACGATTTTTCCAACGGTTGTGGGTCTCTGTTTATTCGTTTATGCGACCGTCATGTTAGCCCTTTTTGATTGGCTTTTTGCAATTTGGATTGCACTCTGTTTAGGTGTGATTGTATTTGTTTATCCGATGGTTTCATTATATACATTGAAAAAACACCAGCGCGATGCGAAAAGGCAACGTGGCCATTTATACCGAACGTTAACAGATGCTGTATTTGGCATAAGTGATTGGTTAATTAGCGGAAGAAAAGAGCGTTTTATTGCAGGTTTCATGAAGGATAGTAAGTCTAGTCATAAAATGGAAAGTAAGCTCGCTTACTGGAATCAATCTCGTGGGTTTCAACTGCAAGTTATATCTGGTGTGATTTTATTGATGGTTGGCATTTGGGCAGGGAATATGGCTGGTCAAGGGGAAATTGTCCCTGCTTATATTGCGGCGTTTACATTAGTTACGTTGCCGATTTTAGAAGGGCTTATCCCGCTTTCGCATGCGATTGAACGGATTCCAGCTTACGGAGAATCCTTGCAACGAATTGAATCGATTCAGCAGTTTGTGCCGGAAGAGGAAACAAGCGAAGGAAATGTGCAGACATCTAAGGAAGCAGATTTATCAATTAAAAACGTATCTTACCGCTATGAAGGTGAGCAAGCCGATGCACTTCACCAAATTTCGTTAGCGATTCCTCATGGTCGAAAGCTTGCTTTGCTTGGAAAGAGCGGTGCCGGAAAATCCACTTTAATTCAATTACTGCAAGGTGCCATACAACCAACTTCAGGCGATGTGCTCATTAATGAACATTCGCCAGTCGAATATGGGGAACAAATTTACGACGTAGTGGGCGTCTTAAATCAAAAACCGTATTTATTTGCGACGACAGTGGAAAACAATATTCGTTTAGGCAATCAACAAGCGACAAAAGAAGAAATTGAAACAGTGATAAAGCAAGTTAGATTGGACAAATATATTAACTCCCTGCCTAATGGTTTACAAACACAAATGGAAGAAACAGGGCAACGTTTTTCAGGCGGAGAACGACAACGAATTGCGCTTGCAAGAATTTTATTGAAAGACACGCCGATTGTGATTTTAGATGAACCGACAATTGGATTAGATCCATTTATCGAGAATGAATTGGTTGATACGATTATGTCGAGTTTACAAGACAAAACCGTTATTTGGATTACACATCATTTAACAGGTATCGAACGAATGGATCAAGTGTTATTTTTAGATAAAGGGCAGATTGCGATTCAAGGAACGCATGAAGAATTGATGCGTACGAATGAACGTTATCAACAATTGTATAAGCTTGACCGCGGGGAAGGTTAA
- the cydD gene encoding thiol reductant ABC exporter subunit CydD, which produces MDKNLFHYKGSKPVMALIGFLTLGQAVAIIFQALYLSKAITGMFQGAAWLAVFPSLLIFLVAHILRHFLQWGRERIAYRFADRTALTLQEALMKKVFDLGPRSVGKHGSGNIITLVLEGIPQFKTYLQLFIPRLMSMGIIPFVLFIYVFTVDRLSGIILAVVLPILIAFLILLGFAAQKQMDAQMDTYRLLSRHFVDSLRGLVTLKYLGRSKSHQKAIENVSDKYRIATNRTLRVAFLSTFALDFFTSMSIAIIAVELGVRLISGHIGLEAALAILILAPDYFSPVRELGNDYHATMDGKEAGEQIRGLLAEKTIAQKNLPSTPTWTEDRQLTFHEIGMKSEERDILRNINFSVKGYQKIGIVGMSGAGKSSLIDLLSGFTQPTSGKISVDDAEFNHLSLPAWQDQLTYIPQHPTIFSGTVADNIRFYEPGATREEVVRAAKLAGLEELVRHFPNGFDEKIGQAGRTLSGGEEQRIALARSLLQNRSILLLDEPTAHLDIETEHEIKETMLPLLENKLVFFATHRLHWMKDMDLIFVIEDGQIIETGTHEELENKSGAYDKLIQAHRRGMIG; this is translated from the coding sequence ATGGATAAGAATCTGTTTCATTATAAAGGTAGTAAACCGGTGATGGCGTTGATTGGATTTTTAACGCTCGGTCAGGCAGTTGCGATTATCTTTCAAGCATTATATTTATCGAAAGCAATTACAGGGATGTTTCAAGGGGCTGCTTGGTTGGCAGTCTTTCCCTCGCTTTTAATCTTTCTCGTGGCGCATATTTTGCGCCACTTTTTGCAATGGGGAAGAGAACGAATTGCTTATCGATTTGCGGATCGTACGGCGCTAACATTGCAAGAGGCTTTAATGAAGAAAGTATTTGACCTAGGGCCCAGAAGTGTTGGTAAACATGGTTCGGGCAATATTATCACCTTAGTGTTAGAAGGAATTCCTCAATTTAAAACGTATTTACAGTTGTTTATTCCTCGTTTAATGTCTATGGGCATTATTCCATTTGTGTTATTTATCTATGTTTTTACAGTAGATCGATTGTCGGGGATCATTCTAGCGGTTGTGTTGCCGATTCTCATTGCTTTTTTAATATTGCTTGGCTTTGCGGCGCAAAAGCAAATGGACGCACAAATGGATACGTACAGACTTTTATCACGTCATTTTGTTGATTCGCTTCGAGGTCTTGTCACTTTGAAATATTTAGGGCGAAGTAAATCACATCAAAAAGCGATTGAAAATGTGAGCGACAAATACCGGATTGCAACAAATCGAACGTTACGCGTTGCTTTTTTATCTACTTTTGCACTAGATTTCTTTACGAGTATGTCCATTGCGATTATTGCGGTAGAGCTTGGTGTACGATTAATTAGCGGGCATATTGGTTTAGAAGCAGCGCTCGCCATCCTCATTTTAGCACCGGATTATTTCTCACCTGTCCGGGAGCTCGGGAATGACTATCACGCGACGATGGATGGGAAAGAAGCGGGTGAACAAATTCGTGGCTTATTAGCGGAAAAAACAATCGCTCAAAAGAATTTGCCATCTACACCGACTTGGACAGAAGATCGTCAGTTAACTTTCCATGAAATTGGAATGAAATCAGAAGAACGAGATATTTTACGAAATATTAATTTTTCGGTAAAAGGCTATCAAAAAATTGGTATCGTAGGGATGTCGGGTGCAGGGAAATCTTCTTTGATTGATTTATTGTCTGGATTTACGCAACCGACATCGGGTAAGATTTCGGTAGATGACGCCGAATTCAACCATCTTTCGTTACCAGCTTGGCAAGACCAATTGACGTATATTCCACAGCATCCTACGATTTTTTCGGGAACAGTTGCAGACAATATTCGTTTTTATGAACCAGGTGCGACGCGTGAAGAAGTAGTCCGCGCGGCAAAATTAGCAGGCCTTGAGGAATTAGTTCGTCATTTCCCAAATGGTTTTGACGAGAAAATTGGGCAAGCAGGTCGCACATTAAGTGGCGGGGAAGAGCAACGCATTGCACTTGCACGGTCGTTATTGCAAAACCGCTCAATTCTTTTGCTCGATGAACCGACAGCCCATTTAGATATTGAAACGGAACATGAAATTAAAGAGACGATGTTACCGTTATTAGAAAATAAATTAGTGTTTTTTGCTACGCATCGTTTGCATTGGATGAAAGATATGGATCTTATTTTTGTCATTGAGGATGGTCAAATTATTGAAACGGGGACACATGAAGAACTCGAGAATAAATCTGGTGCATACGACAAGTTAATTCAGGCACATAGAAGGGGAATGATAGGATGA
- the cydB gene encoding cytochrome d ubiquinol oxidase subunit II, which translates to MLLSELWFLLIGVLFVGFMFLEGFDFGVGMSTRFLAKNDLDRRMLIQTIGPTWAANEVWLVTAVGAMFAAFPHWYATLLSGYYMPVIVLLLALIARGVSFEFRDRVESERWVKTWDWSIFIGSIFPPFILGLTFASLIKGLPIDADMNMYAGFFDIVNTYTVVGGLTFVALSYLHGLTFISLKTVGTLRTRARKEAQKWYAITGGLVFWFIILTVFYTEAFSAKGPILIPLYILVGILYGALMLLLRNKKEGFSFTVTGIILIMITASFFIALFPNVMISSLDVAHNITIYEAVSGDYSLRIMTIVAATMIPVVLGYTFWTYYVFRKRVSKKENLNY; encoded by the coding sequence ATGCTACTAAGTGAGCTTTGGTTTCTATTAATAGGCGTTCTCTTCGTTGGGTTTATGTTTCTTGAAGGGTTTGACTTTGGCGTCGGTATGAGTACAAGGTTTCTGGCGAAGAATGACTTGGATAGACGAATGCTCATTCAGACGATTGGGCCAACTTGGGCAGCGAACGAAGTGTGGCTTGTTACAGCTGTAGGGGCGATGTTTGCAGCTTTTCCTCACTGGTATGCTACTTTACTAAGCGGGTATTATATGCCTGTGATTGTCCTGTTGCTAGCATTAATTGCAAGAGGCGTGTCTTTTGAGTTTAGGGATAGAGTTGAATCAGAAAGATGGGTAAAAACATGGGATTGGTCGATTTTTATCGGCAGTATTTTCCCTCCATTTATACTAGGTTTGACTTTTGCAAGTTTAATTAAAGGTTTACCAATTGATGCAGATATGAATATGTATGCAGGGTTCTTTGATATTGTGAACACCTACACAGTTGTAGGCGGGCTTACATTTGTCGCATTATCTTATTTGCACGGTTTAACGTTTATTTCATTAAAAACAGTGGGAACCCTTCGTACGAGAGCTCGTAAAGAAGCGCAGAAATGGTATGCGATTACGGGTGGACTTGTCTTTTGGTTTATCATCTTAACCGTTTTTTATACAGAGGCATTCTCTGCAAAAGGACCTATTTTAATTCCATTATATATTCTAGTCGGAATTCTATATGGTGCCCTAATGCTTCTATTACGCAATAAGAAAGAAGGATTTAGTTTTACGGTTACAGGAATTATTCTGATTATGATCACCGCATCATTTTTTATCGCACTATTCCCAAATGTGATGATTAGTTCATTAGATGTTGCTCATAATATAACAATTTACGAGGCGGTGTCTGGGGATTATTCTCTTCGGATTATGACAATTGTCGCAGCGACGATGATTCCAGTTGTTCTTGGGTATACATTTTGGACCTATTACGTATTCCGTAAACGTGTGTCTAAAAAGGAGAATCTCAACTACTAA
- a CDS encoding cytochrome ubiquinol oxidase subunit I yields the protein MDALMLARIQFASTTLFHFIFVPLSIGLALLIAIMQTMYVFKKEEIYLKMTKFWSIFFLINFAIGVVTGIFQEFQFGMNWSTYSRFVGDIFGAPLALEALLAFFLEATFIGLWVFGRDKLPEKIHLACIWLVSIGTMLSAFWIMAANSFMHNPVGFVLQNGRAEMNDFLALLSNEKLWVAFPHTVLGSFATGAFFIIGVSAWYIFRKRDVDFFKRSMNIALVVGLLSGLGIAFTGHSQATYLMHAQPMKMAAAEGLWEDSGDPAAWTVVTSIDVENKTSSNRIDIPYLLSYLAYGKFSGKVEGMNTLQEKYVLQYGDGNYVPPVKTTFWSFRIMAGTGGVLIVLSAFGLLLSFRKKLETSTKYLKFMVPAIFLPFIGNSFGWIMSEIGRQPWVVNGLMKTADAVSPNVSAGKVLFSLITFSTIYLILGLVMVYLFIRVIKQGPHEKVKEDVSTSDPFETGEMQHATK from the coding sequence ATGGATGCGTTAATGCTGGCAAGGATTCAATTTGCTTCCACGACATTGTTTCACTTTATATTCGTTCCCTTATCTATTGGCTTAGCATTACTGATTGCAATTATGCAGACGATGTATGTCTTTAAAAAAGAAGAAATCTATTTAAAGATGACGAAATTCTGGAGTATCTTCTTTCTAATTAATTTTGCAATCGGTGTCGTAACTGGGATTTTTCAAGAATTTCAGTTTGGTATGAATTGGTCAACTTATTCTCGCTTTGTCGGTGATATATTTGGCGCGCCATTAGCATTAGAAGCACTGCTCGCTTTCTTTTTGGAAGCAACATTTATTGGTTTATGGGTTTTTGGCCGGGATAAATTGCCGGAAAAAATTCACCTAGCTTGTATTTGGCTTGTTTCGATTGGAACGATGCTTTCGGCTTTCTGGATTATGGCGGCAAACTCGTTTATGCATAATCCTGTCGGTTTTGTTTTGCAAAACGGACGTGCAGAAATGAATGATTTCCTAGCCTTATTATCAAACGAAAAATTATGGGTTGCTTTTCCACATACTGTTTTGGGTAGTTTTGCTACGGGCGCATTCTTCATTATTGGTGTAAGTGCTTGGTACATTTTTAGAAAAAGAGATGTTGATTTCTTTAAACGCTCAATGAATATTGCATTGGTTGTGGGATTATTATCGGGGCTAGGTATTGCCTTCACAGGTCACTCGCAGGCAACGTATTTAATGCATGCCCAACCAATGAAAATGGCGGCAGCTGAAGGTTTATGGGAAGACAGTGGAGACCCAGCGGCCTGGACCGTGGTTACAAGCATAGATGTAGAAAATAAAACAAGTTCAAATCGAATTGATATCCCTTACTTATTAAGTTATCTAGCTTATGGAAAATTTAGTGGGAAAGTTGAAGGGATGAACACATTACAAGAAAAGTATGTATTGCAATACGGTGACGGTAATTACGTGCCACCGGTTAAAACGACATTTTGGAGTTTCCGAATTATGGCTGGAACTGGCGGCGTTTTAATCGTATTAAGTGCATTCGGATTACTTTTATCATTTAGAAAGAAATTGGAAACCAGTACCAAATATTTAAAGTTTATGGTTCCTGCAATATTTCTACCATTTATCGGGAATTCTTTTGGTTGGATCATGTCTGAAATTGGGCGCCAACCATGGGTTGTAAACGGCTTAATGAAAACAGCGGATGCTGTTTCACCAAACGTATCGGCTGGGAAGGTTTTATTCTCATTAATTACTTTTTCGACCATTTACTTAATTCTTGGGCTAGTGATGGTCTACTTGTTCATCAGGGTGATTAAACAAGGGCCTCATGAAAAAGTAAAAGAGGATGTTTCAACTTCCGATCCTTTTGAGACAGGAGAGATGCAACATGCTACTAAGTGA